From Brevibacillus marinus, a single genomic window includes:
- a CDS encoding (2Fe-2S)-binding protein yields MISASKQQLVTVRLTINGKRYEEQVEPRKLLSDFLREECGLTGTHVGCEHGVCGACTILVNGSAVRSCLMFAVQADGAEITTVEGLAKGSELHPLQAAFSECHALQCGFCTPGILMSATEFLQTCPNPTSEEIKEMLSGHLCRCTGYKGIVEAIEKVANRQRDGEKSNGFGDAV; encoded by the coding sequence ATGATTTCCGCTTCCAAACAGCAGTTGGTGACGGTCCGGTTGACCATCAACGGGAAGCGCTATGAGGAACAGGTGGAACCCCGCAAACTGCTCAGTGATTTTCTGCGGGAGGAATGCGGGTTAACCGGCACGCATGTGGGGTGCGAACACGGCGTTTGCGGAGCGTGCACCATCCTGGTAAACGGCTCGGCCGTGCGAAGCTGTCTGATGTTCGCCGTTCAGGCGGACGGGGCAGAGATTACGACGGTGGAAGGTTTGGCGAAGGGAAGCGAATTGCACCCCTTGCAAGCGGCGTTTTCCGAGTGTCATGCCCTGCAATGCGGCTTCTGTACCCCCGGGATCCTGATGTCAGCGACAGAATTTCTCCAGACCTGTCCGAACCCGACCAGCGAAGAAATCAAGGAGATGCTCTCCGGCCATTTGTGCCGCTGCACCGGCTACAAAGGGATCGTCGAAGCGATTGAGAAAGTGGCAAACAGACAAAGGGATGGTGAGAAAAGCAATGGATTTGGGGACGCTGTTTGA
- a CDS encoding class I adenylate-forming enzyme family protein: MDLGTLFEFAVERHPDYEAIVQDDIRLTYAQMNQDVNKLAAGLQAKGIQQGDRVVIVLKNRLEMVLLYWAIQKIGAVFTPINFRLSTDEIQYCVKDADAKAVVYEPVSEQAVVDALKGNPTLKIGVLGAQGADITYEELRQSGPDAPARPKIQDSDYCLILYTSGTTGRPKGVPRSHQNEYTAAVAHIIQNRYQVQESTIGVMPLYHTMGMRSLLSMAFLNGKLVMTPDYDAQTVLQVLEREKITAVYLVPTIFHDLLYHPAFARTNLSALKKLGYAGAAMTKALTEEIIRKLKPEIFINHYGSSEVYTFSICDYLDKKPGCAGKAGFHQRLRVVVADPDGNVTPDDVVPPGVPGEIIVDLRSGEAFQGYWNRPDATAKAIRDGWYFTGDMGMIDEEGDLFVLGRVDDMIISGGENIHPLEVEDVIAKHPKVAEVAVVGLPDERWGEIVTAFVVPKDPTLEAAELDEFCKESKQLSNFKRPRKYVMVEAIPKSPVGKILRRKLRSGEFTELELKKESAS; encoded by the coding sequence ATGGATTTGGGGACGCTGTTTGAGTTTGCGGTTGAACGGCATCCGGATTACGAAGCGATTGTGCAGGACGACATCCGGCTAACGTACGCACAGATGAATCAGGACGTGAACAAGCTTGCGGCAGGCCTGCAAGCCAAGGGGATCCAGCAGGGTGACCGCGTCGTCATCGTGCTGAAAAACCGCCTGGAAATGGTGCTGCTGTACTGGGCGATCCAAAAGATCGGGGCGGTCTTCACGCCGATCAACTTCCGCCTTTCCACCGACGAAATCCAATACTGCGTGAAAGATGCAGACGCCAAAGCGGTCGTGTACGAGCCGGTCAGCGAACAGGCGGTGGTGGACGCGCTGAAAGGCAACCCGACGTTGAAAATCGGGGTGCTGGGAGCGCAAGGTGCGGATATCACCTACGAGGAACTGCGGCAGAGCGGGCCGGACGCGCCGGCGAGACCCAAGATTCAGGACAGCGACTACTGCCTGATCTTGTACACGTCGGGAACCACAGGTCGTCCCAAGGGAGTGCCGCGAAGCCACCAGAACGAGTACACGGCTGCGGTTGCCCACATTATCCAAAACCGGTATCAAGTGCAGGAAAGCACGATAGGCGTCATGCCGTTGTACCACACGATGGGCATGCGTTCCCTCCTATCGATGGCTTTCCTGAATGGAAAACTGGTCATGACACCGGATTACGATGCACAGACCGTGCTGCAGGTGCTGGAAAGGGAAAAAATCACCGCCGTCTATCTGGTGCCGACCATTTTCCACGACCTATTATACCACCCGGCTTTTGCGAGGACGAACCTTTCGGCGCTGAAAAAATTAGGGTACGCCGGGGCGGCGATGACCAAGGCGTTAACGGAAGAGATTATCAGGAAGCTGAAACCGGAGATCTTCATCAACCACTACGGTTCTTCCGAGGTGTACACCTTCTCGATTTGCGATTATCTCGACAAGAAGCCGGGATGTGCGGGAAAAGCCGGGTTTCATCAACGTCTGCGCGTCGTGGTCGCCGACCCGGACGGCAACGTGACGCCTGATGACGTGGTTCCGCCGGGCGTTCCCGGAGAAATCATCGTCGATCTGCGCAGCGGCGAAGCGTTCCAGGGATACTGGAACCGGCCTGACGCGACGGCGAAGGCGATCCGTGACGGCTGGTACTTTACCGGTGATATGGGGATGATCGACGAGGAAGGGGACTTGTTCGTCCTGGGACGCGTCGACGACATGATCATTTCCGGCGGGGAAAACATTCATCCGCTGGAAGTGGAAGACGTGATTGCGAAGCATCCGAAGGTGGCGGAAGTGGCCGTTGTCGGGCTGCCTGACGAACGGTGGGGCGAAATTGTAACCGCTTTTGTGGTGCCGAAGGATCCCACCCTGGAAGCGGCGGAACTGGATGAGTTTTGCAAGGAAAGCAAACAGCTATCCAACTTCAAGCGGCCGAGAAAGTACGTCATGGTGGAAGCGATTCCGAAAAGTCCGGTTGGCAAGATCCTGCGCCGCAAACTTCGCAGCGGGGAGTTTACAGAACTAGAACTGAAAAAGGAGAGTGCATCGTAA
- a CDS encoding SRPBCC family protein produces MNGNGSIELNAPIEHVWNKLMDPEVLSQCIMGCKQMVQIEEGKYRAELSVGIAAVKGTYDATVALTDVQAPKSYKLVVHGEGAPGYVDAEGLIRLSEQEGGKTTLSYDYNAEVGGKVAAIGQRMLGGVAKLIINDFFKKLKKEIENAEQSA; encoded by the coding sequence ATGAACGGCAACGGATCGATCGAGTTAAACGCGCCCATCGAGCACGTCTGGAACAAGCTGATGGACCCGGAGGTGCTGAGCCAATGCATTATGGGCTGCAAGCAAATGGTACAGATCGAAGAAGGAAAATATCGGGCGGAACTTTCGGTGGGCATTGCCGCCGTTAAGGGAACGTACGATGCGACGGTTGCGCTGACTGACGTGCAGGCGCCGAAAAGCTACAAGCTGGTGGTTCACGGAGAAGGAGCGCCCGGCTACGTGGACGCGGAAGGGTTGATCCGGCTGAGCGAGCAGGAAGGAGGCAAAACCACGCTCTCCTACGACTACAACGCGGAGGTTGGCGGCAAAGTGGCGGCCATCGGACAGCGGATGCTCGGCGGTGTGGCCAAGCTGATCATCAACGATTTTTTCAAAAAGCTGAAGAAAGAAATTGAAAATGCGGAACAATCGGCATAA
- a CDS encoding enoyl-CoA hydratase/isomerase family protein, translating to MEQQAKEQQAAKWDHIEVEKNPQRKTATIILNRPEKMNTLSFLGRSHLNQIFEELNRDDDVRVIILKGAGTKAFSSGGTISQFMERHPEELSVLHKNVAAPERSPKPVIAQLQGYTFGVGLEIAMACDFRVASDTTLLALPEIRLGMIPGSGGTQRIARIAGLGRAKDMIMRGRRIPADEAYQWGLLTTVVPQEQLEEAVQSLVDELLQFSPLALRVLKQVLNASQEGPLSAGLEIEGYAYGMLRSTEDFREGVEAFNEKRKPNFVGR from the coding sequence ATGGAGCAGCAAGCAAAGGAACAACAGGCCGCAAAATGGGATCACATCGAGGTGGAGAAGAATCCGCAGCGCAAAACGGCAACGATTATTCTGAATCGTCCCGAGAAGATGAATACACTGAGTTTTCTGGGCCGTTCCCACCTCAACCAAATCTTTGAGGAGTTGAACCGGGACGACGACGTACGGGTGATCATCCTGAAAGGAGCGGGCACCAAGGCGTTTTCTTCCGGAGGAACGATTTCCCAGTTCATGGAAAGACATCCGGAGGAACTTTCCGTCCTGCACAAAAACGTGGCCGCGCCGGAACGTTCGCCGAAACCGGTGATTGCCCAATTGCAGGGCTACACGTTTGGCGTGGGGCTGGAGATTGCCATGGCTTGCGACTTCCGGGTGGCTTCCGATACCACGCTGTTGGCCCTTCCGGAGATCAGGCTGGGGATGATTCCCGGCAGCGGCGGCACACAGCGGATCGCCCGCATCGCAGGCCTGGGCCGGGCGAAAGACATGATCATGCGGGGACGCCGCATTCCTGCCGATGAGGCCTATCAATGGGGGCTGCTGACAACGGTTGTGCCGCAGGAGCAGCTTGAGGAAGCGGTGCAAAGCCTGGTGGATGAGCTGCTGCAGTTCTCGCCGCTTGCCCTGCGGGTGTTGAAGCAGGTGCTGAACGCTTCCCAGGAAGGACCGCTCAGCGCAGGCTTGGAGATCGAGGGCTACGCATACGGCATGCTCCGCAGCACGGAAGATTTCCGTGAAGGTGTGGAGGCATTCAACGAAAAACGGAAGCCCAATTTTGTCGGCCGCTAA
- a CDS encoding xanthine dehydrogenase family protein molybdopterin-binding subunit codes for MQQYRIGDPMPRVEDARLTTGKGTYIEDLNPLPNIHHAAILRSPYPHARIKSIRTEKAEQMPGVKGVVTGQTIAEWTKPFPVGVTAPVKYYALAVDKVRYVGEPVAVVVAKNRYLAEDALDAIEVEYEPLPAVVDIEKALAPDAPLLHPEVGSNIVNHRQFVYGDVDKAFGEADFVFRHKFHFPKYSATPVETYGVIAHYDASEDSYTIWANFHGPFTLQSVMAAALQVPSNKLRIVIPKDVGGSYGIKSGVYPYMVLMGAVAKKVGLPVKWIEDRQEHLMSSSSGTDRVTWIEAAVKKDGTVTALKMKMVDSVGAYVRAPEPACLYRTHSNSTGAYRIPNLAMETIAVVTNKCPTGLIRGYGGQQFYFPLERAMQMIAAQLGLDPAEVIRRNLIPSDQFPYRTPSGGIYDSGDYLAAFEKVLELVDYQEFRKRQAEARKQGRYLGIGLSCIVEPSGSNMGYITVALTPQERAKSLPKSGCAEGATVSIDPLGGIKVRISTTPTGQGHETVAAQIVGEVLGVDPRSVKVVAEMDTLTSPWSVASGSYSSRFAPIGSSAVYQAALKVRKKLLEIAAHLLQEPVDALQLADEQVFVRDNPQKQVSLRRLVGSAHWNPAGLPEGIEPGIHETAFYSVPSALPPDEHDLVNGSATYGFVADAVTVEVDAETGEVKILDYFTVHDAGKLLNPLIVDGQIMGGLVHGLGGAMFEELMYDSNGQFLTGSFMDYLCPTATEIPRVTIKHLETPSPLTPLGAKGLGEGNTMSAPGVIANAVADALAPLGIVVDSLPLTPNRIWLWMQEANAEQRQKEEELA; via the coding sequence GTGCAACAGTATCGAATCGGTGATCCGATGCCCCGGGTGGAAGACGCGCGGCTGACCACCGGGAAAGGAACGTATATTGAAGATTTGAATCCGCTTCCCAACATTCATCATGCGGCGATTTTGCGCAGTCCCTACCCGCACGCGCGCATCAAATCGATTCGCACCGAGAAAGCGGAACAAATGCCGGGAGTCAAAGGGGTGGTGACCGGCCAGACGATCGCGGAATGGACGAAGCCGTTCCCGGTAGGCGTGACGGCACCCGTGAAATACTACGCGCTCGCGGTGGATAAGGTCCGCTACGTCGGCGAACCGGTGGCCGTGGTCGTGGCCAAAAACCGGTATTTGGCCGAGGATGCGCTGGACGCGATTGAAGTGGAGTATGAACCGCTGCCCGCGGTGGTGGATATCGAGAAAGCGCTGGCGCCGGACGCTCCGCTGCTCCATCCGGAAGTCGGCTCCAACATCGTCAATCACCGTCAATTTGTCTACGGCGATGTCGACAAGGCGTTTGGCGAAGCCGATTTTGTGTTCCGGCACAAGTTTCACTTTCCCAAATACAGTGCGACACCGGTGGAAACTTACGGCGTCATCGCCCATTACGACGCGAGCGAAGACAGCTATACGATTTGGGCCAATTTTCACGGACCCTTTACACTGCAGTCGGTTATGGCCGCCGCCCTGCAGGTGCCCAGCAACAAGCTGCGGATCGTGATTCCCAAGGACGTGGGCGGAAGCTACGGGATCAAATCAGGAGTCTACCCGTACATGGTCTTGATGGGCGCGGTGGCGAAGAAAGTCGGCTTGCCGGTGAAGTGGATCGAAGACCGCCAGGAACACCTGATGTCCAGTTCGAGCGGAACCGACCGGGTGACCTGGATCGAAGCGGCCGTCAAAAAGGACGGCACGGTAACCGCTCTGAAGATGAAAATGGTGGACAGCGTGGGAGCTTACGTGCGAGCGCCGGAGCCCGCCTGCCTCTACCGCACCCACTCCAACAGCACGGGGGCGTACCGGATCCCCAATCTCGCGATGGAAACGATCGCCGTAGTGACCAACAAATGTCCGACCGGACTGATCCGGGGATACGGGGGGCAGCAGTTCTACTTTCCCTTGGAGCGGGCCATGCAGATGATCGCCGCCCAATTGGGATTGGACCCGGCCGAAGTGATCCGCCGCAATCTGATTCCCAGCGATCAGTTTCCCTACCGGACTCCTTCCGGGGGAATCTACGACAGCGGGGATTATCTCGCCGCCTTTGAAAAGGTCCTGGAGTTGGTCGATTACCAGGAATTCCGCAAGCGGCAGGCGGAAGCACGCAAGCAGGGCAGGTATCTGGGCATCGGGTTGTCCTGTATCGTGGAGCCATCCGGTTCCAACATGGGGTATATCACGGTAGCCTTGACCCCGCAAGAGCGGGCGAAGTCGCTGCCGAAATCGGGATGTGCCGAGGGAGCGACCGTATCGATCGATCCGCTCGGCGGCATCAAGGTCAGAATCAGTACCACTCCGACCGGACAGGGACACGAGACCGTGGCCGCCCAGATTGTCGGGGAAGTATTGGGCGTCGATCCGCGGTCCGTCAAAGTGGTCGCGGAAATGGACACGCTGACAAGCCCCTGGTCGGTGGCGTCCGGCAGCTATTCCAGCCGCTTTGCCCCGATCGGCTCCAGCGCCGTCTACCAGGCTGCGCTGAAAGTGCGCAAGAAGCTGCTGGAGATTGCCGCCCATCTGCTGCAGGAGCCGGTCGACGCGCTGCAGCTGGCAGACGAACAAGTCTTCGTGCGGGACAATCCGCAAAAACAGGTTTCCCTGCGCCGCTTGGTCGGCTCCGCCCACTGGAACCCGGCGGGGCTGCCTGAGGGCATCGAGCCGGGGATTCATGAAACGGCGTTTTACTCCGTTCCTTCCGCACTGCCGCCGGATGAGCATGACCTGGTGAACGGGTCGGCAACCTACGGCTTCGTCGCGGACGCGGTGACGGTGGAAGTCGATGCGGAGACGGGCGAAGTGAAGATCCTGGATTACTTTACGGTTCACGATGCCGGGAAATTGCTCAATCCGTTAATTGTGGACGGGCAGATCATGGGCGGGCTGGTGCACGGGCTTGGCGGGGCGATGTTTGAAGAATTGATGTACGACAGCAACGGGCAGTTCCTGACCGGAAGTTTCATGGACTACCTGTGCCCGACCGCCACCGAGATCCCACGGGTGACGATCAAGCATCTGGAAACGCCTTCCCCGCTGACTCCGCTCGGCGCAAAAGGACTGGGAGAAGGGAACACGATGAGCGCCCCCGGCGTAATCGCCAACGCGGTTGCGGATGCGCTGGCTCCCTTGGGGATCGTGGTCGACAGCCTGCCGTTGACACCCAATCGGATCTGGCTATGGATGCAGGAAGCAAACGCCGAACAGCGACAAAAAGAGGAGGAATTGGCATGA
- a CDS encoding MFS transporter has product MTTLQVATVSKRQMIVASSASVLGWSLDLFDLFILLYVAPEIGKLFFPADIPTLSLAAVYASFAVTLLMRPVGSAIFGSYADRKGRKKAMVIAVTGVGISTAMFGLLPTVQQVGVVAAVLFIILRLIQGIFVGGVVASTHTMGTESVPPQYRGLMSGLIGGAGAGLGSLLASIVYFLVSSAFPGEEFSEWGWRFMFYSGILSSLLGYFVYKSLEESPFFEQLKRSQSAQKGEEAQPAQSPVRVIFTQYLSVLLINLLIVIGGGSAYYLTSGYLPTFLKVINELPSATSSKILMLASLAAIVSAVLLGALSDVIGRKKVFLGTGVVCIVALPWSFSGLAEATSVTAIAFYACVLAFLGNAAYAPVLIFLNERFPTAVRSSGTGLSWNMGFAVGGVMPTFVSLAAGATANIPLTLGYFAIGVFILYLIGSVIIPETKGNFK; this is encoded by the coding sequence ATGACGACGCTTCAAGTGGCAACTGTGAGCAAGCGGCAGATGATTGTCGCGTCATCGGCGTCCGTGTTGGGTTGGTCTTTGGATTTGTTTGATTTGTTTATCCTGCTTTATGTCGCGCCGGAAATCGGGAAATTGTTCTTCCCGGCAGATATCCCGACGCTCTCGCTGGCTGCCGTCTATGCTTCTTTTGCCGTAACGCTGCTGATGAGACCGGTCGGTTCGGCCATCTTCGGCTCCTACGCCGACCGCAAAGGACGAAAGAAAGCGATGGTGATCGCGGTAACGGGGGTTGGGATCTCCACCGCCATGTTCGGATTGCTCCCGACGGTGCAGCAGGTTGGCGTTGTTGCCGCCGTTTTGTTCATCATCCTGCGTTTGATTCAGGGGATTTTCGTCGGTGGGGTCGTCGCGTCAACCCATACGATGGGGACTGAGTCGGTTCCGCCCCAATATCGGGGGTTGATGTCCGGGCTGATCGGCGGTGCCGGTGCCGGGTTAGGTTCACTGCTGGCATCGATTGTGTACTTCCTCGTGTCATCCGCCTTTCCGGGCGAGGAGTTCAGCGAGTGGGGCTGGCGCTTTATGTTCTACTCCGGCATCCTCAGTTCTCTGCTTGGCTACTTTGTCTACAAGTCGCTGGAGGAATCTCCCTTTTTCGAGCAGTTGAAGCGGTCGCAAAGCGCGCAGAAAGGAGAAGAAGCACAGCCCGCGCAGTCTCCGGTGCGCGTGATCTTTACACAATATCTCTCCGTGCTCCTGATCAATCTGCTGATCGTGATCGGCGGCGGAAGCGCGTATTACCTTACGTCCGGCTATCTGCCTACGTTTCTCAAGGTGATCAACGAGCTGCCGTCCGCCACGTCCTCGAAGATTCTGATGCTGGCAAGTTTGGCGGCGATTGTTTCGGCAGTCCTGCTCGGCGCGCTGAGCGACGTAATCGGCCGCAAGAAAGTGTTCCTGGGGACCGGGGTCGTCTGCATCGTGGCGCTTCCCTGGAGTTTTTCCGGGCTGGCTGAGGCGACATCTGTAACGGCGATTGCGTTCTACGCCTGCGTACTTGCATTCTTGGGAAATGCCGCGTACGCACCTGTGCTCATCTTTCTCAACGAGCGTTTTCCGACGGCGGTACGTTCCAGCGGAACCGGTCTCTCCTGGAATATGGGGTTTGCCGTTGGCGGCGTGATGCCGACGTTCGTCTCCCTCGCAGCGGGAGCGACGGCAAACATTCCGCTGACGCTTGGCTATTTTGCGATCGGCGTGTTCATCCTGTACCTGATTGGAAGCGTCATCATTCCGGAAACAAAGGGCAACTTCAAATAA
- a CDS encoding FAD binding domain-containing protein: MKPAPFDYYRPSSLEEAFQLLSQCGDEGKVIAGGQSLVPILNMRLSTPECLIDINGLQELDYIRCEDGWLKIGALTRQRNVERSALVREKCPLLAEAIPFIGHMQTRNRGTVGGSVAHADPTAELPLSLLALNGTAVIQSGEETRETALRDFFITYLTTDIMPGELLTEIRVPLDELPRGYAFQEFSRRHGDFALVAAACLLDADETGRITAARLTLGGVDAVPVLAEEAAELLIGERLSQTLLEEAGRRAAENVDPESDLHATREYRLHLARVFAKKAIQTAYQRVTGKGEWR, from the coding sequence ATGAAACCGGCGCCTTTCGACTACTACCGACCCTCCAGCTTGGAGGAAGCGTTTCAACTGCTTTCCCAATGTGGTGACGAAGGAAAAGTGATCGCCGGGGGACAAAGCCTGGTACCGATCCTCAACATGCGGCTGTCCACTCCGGAATGTTTAATCGACATCAACGGCCTGCAAGAGCTGGACTACATTCGCTGCGAGGACGGCTGGCTGAAAATCGGCGCTTTGACCCGGCAACGCAACGTGGAACGGTCGGCTCTGGTGCGGGAGAAGTGTCCGCTGCTTGCGGAAGCCATCCCGTTTATCGGCCACATGCAGACGCGCAATCGCGGGACGGTGGGCGGGAGTGTGGCCCATGCCGATCCCACGGCGGAACTTCCCTTATCCCTGCTGGCGCTGAACGGAACGGCGGTGATCCAAAGCGGCGAGGAAACGCGTGAGACGGCGCTGCGCGACTTTTTCATCACCTATCTTACGACCGACATCATGCCGGGAGAACTGCTGACGGAAATCCGGGTGCCGCTTGACGAGCTGCCCAGGGGGTACGCGTTTCAGGAATTCAGCCGGCGGCACGGCGACTTCGCCCTGGTCGCGGCCGCTTGTCTGCTCGACGCCGATGAAACGGGGCGGATTACCGCAGCCCGCCTGACATTGGGCGGCGTAGACGCGGTGCCCGTGCTGGCGGAAGAGGCCGCGGAGCTGCTGATTGGGGAACGGCTGTCGCAGACGCTGCTGGAGGAGGCGGGCAGACGGGCTGCCGAGAACGTGGATCCGGAGTCCGATCTGCACGCGACGAGAGAATATCGGCTGCACTTGGCCCGGGTTTTTGCCAAAAAGGCGATCCAAACCGCTTACCAACGGGTCACCGGAAAGGGGGAATGGCGATGA
- a CDS encoding XdhC family protein has product MLEIVNGLNRCWEQKQRAVLATIVEVEGSAYRREGARCLILESGEMIGILSGGCVEGDLLEHARNVLESGLPQLIRYDFRTEEDLTWGLGLGCNGALTIWLQPFDPVRRSAQAEALLQAFQQRVVATKRYTVAAVVESSQPEQLPPGTQLVMQEQDEQPHSPRWSGGLQRTSVRGIPCSLFVETVEPQMRLVICGAGADAVPLVRGAKALQWHVTLIDHRERHASWKRFPEADECLVIPRNGYAALPVSDDAYVVAMTHQYELDRMIVQSLLPRSIPYLGVLGARSRIERMLKEIALEGMDLPEAWLKKLHAPIGLDIGAESPQEIALSILAEVACRKNGRSGQPLRLRKGPLHERNSGEMIGPSQQRWIVEQNAGEKGGAFCATVSNR; this is encoded by the coding sequence ATGCTGGAGATCGTGAATGGATTGAACCGATGTTGGGAGCAGAAGCAACGCGCAGTCTTGGCCACCATTGTCGAAGTCGAAGGTTCGGCATACCGGCGCGAAGGTGCCAGGTGTCTGATTCTGGAAAGCGGCGAGATGATCGGAATCCTGAGCGGCGGATGTGTGGAAGGCGACCTGTTGGAACACGCCCGGAACGTGCTGGAAAGCGGTCTGCCCCAGCTGATTCGCTACGATTTCCGGACGGAAGAAGATCTGACCTGGGGCCTGGGGCTGGGGTGCAATGGCGCTCTGACCATCTGGCTTCAGCCATTTGATCCCGTCCGGCGATCCGCACAGGCCGAAGCGCTGCTGCAGGCGTTTCAACAAAGGGTTGTCGCGACAAAACGTTACACCGTGGCTGCGGTGGTGGAATCCAGCCAACCGGAACAGCTTCCTCCGGGAACCCAGTTGGTGATGCAGGAACAGGATGAGCAGCCACACAGTCCCCGCTGGAGCGGCGGACTTCAGCGCACCAGTGTGCGGGGGATTCCCTGTAGCCTGTTTGTCGAAACGGTTGAGCCGCAAATGAGATTGGTCATTTGTGGCGCGGGGGCCGACGCCGTGCCGCTCGTGCGCGGAGCGAAAGCTCTGCAGTGGCATGTGACCCTGATCGATCATCGCGAACGGCACGCTTCTTGGAAGCGCTTTCCGGAAGCGGATGAATGTCTGGTGATCCCGCGCAATGGCTATGCCGCATTGCCGGTCAGCGACGATGCGTACGTCGTCGCCATGACGCATCAATACGAGCTGGACCGGATGATCGTGCAAAGCCTGCTTCCCCGTTCGATCCCCTACCTTGGCGTGCTCGGGGCGCGCAGCCGCATCGAACGGATGCTCAAGGAGATCGCGCTGGAGGGGATGGATCTGCCGGAAGCCTGGCTGAAGAAGCTGCACGCTCCCATCGGACTGGATATTGGCGCAGAGTCTCCGCAAGAAATCGCTTTAAGCATTCTGGCCGAGGTAGCCTGCCGCAAAAACGGACGCAGCGGTCAGCCGCTGAGGCTGCGCAAGGGACCGCTGCACGAAAGGAACAGCGGCGAAATGATTGGCCCGAGCCAACAGCGATGGATCGTTGAGCAAAACGCAGGAGAGAAAGGAGGGGCCTTTTGTGCAACAGTATCGAATCGGTGA
- a CDS encoding aldehyde dehydrogenase family protein, translated as MTAVGEANPCTYYNYVGGEWTKSAGGGLLESRNPATGEVVGYAQNSTVADVEEAIDAVYQAFQASDWGYNPKRRYEALLGLAQKMEENLEHLARVLTMEQGKTIRESRLELSGCIDTLKYFAGAARTVFGRSIQLEPHNFGVIVKEPIGVVGIISPWNWPALLMIRELAPALAAGNGVIVKPASLTPAISVEIFKLIDQVPHFAKGIVSIVTGPGKSIGAAMGTSKKIDMISFTGDTSTGKTIMEMATSNIKKLALELGGKSPNVVFPDANLDKAIPMIGRSIFISAGQICMAGSRLLVHESIKEEVLSRLQQYAEQLKVGNGIDETVDMGPLVSQSQLELVNEYCEIGRREGKIVTGGYRLTGGEYDKGYFFAPTIIDELPANCRVLKEEIFGPVLAVQTFASDEEALALANDSDFGLSAGVWTSDVNRAWRMSKGIKAGTVWVNTYNKNFPEAEFGGYKQSGLGRTRGIDGLMEYCETKHIHFETE; from the coding sequence GTGACAGCAGTAGGAGAGGCAAATCCGTGCACCTATTACAACTACGTTGGCGGGGAATGGACGAAGTCCGCAGGCGGCGGGCTGCTTGAATCCCGCAACCCGGCGACCGGTGAAGTTGTCGGGTACGCCCAGAATTCAACCGTGGCGGACGTCGAAGAGGCGATTGATGCCGTCTATCAGGCATTTCAAGCGAGCGACTGGGGCTACAATCCAAAGCGCCGTTATGAAGCGCTGCTCGGTTTGGCGCAGAAAATGGAAGAGAACCTGGAACACTTGGCACGGGTTCTCACCATGGAGCAAGGAAAAACGATCCGCGAATCGCGGTTGGAATTGAGCGGGTGCATCGACACCCTGAAATACTTTGCCGGTGCCGCCCGCACCGTGTTCGGGCGATCGATTCAACTGGAACCGCATAATTTCGGCGTGATCGTCAAAGAACCAATCGGTGTGGTCGGGATTATCTCGCCCTGGAACTGGCCGGCGCTGCTGATGATTCGCGAGTTGGCCCCCGCTTTGGCCGCGGGAAACGGTGTCATCGTGAAGCCGGCCAGCCTCACGCCGGCCATCTCCGTGGAAATTTTCAAACTGATCGATCAGGTTCCCCATTTTGCGAAAGGGATCGTGAGCATTGTGACGGGGCCGGGGAAATCGATTGGCGCGGCAATGGGCACGAGCAAGAAGATCGACATGATCAGCTTCACCGGCGATACGTCCACCGGGAAGACGATTATGGAAATGGCCACCAGCAACATCAAGAAACTGGCTCTCGAGTTGGGCGGCAAATCGCCCAATGTCGTATTCCCCGATGCCAATTTGGACAAAGCGATTCCCATGATCGGGCGTTCCATTTTTATCTCCGCCGGACAGATTTGCATGGCGGGTTCACGGCTGTTGGTCCATGAGTCGATCAAGGAGGAGGTGCTCAGCCGGCTGCAACAGTACGCGGAACAGCTGAAAGTGGGAAACGGCATCGATGAAACGGTCGATATGGGGCCGCTTGTATCGCAAAGCCAATTGGAGCTGGTTAATGAATACTGCGAGATCGGCCGCCGCGAGGGCAAAATCGTGACGGGGGGATATCGCCTGACCGGGGGCGAGTACGACAAAGGATACTTCTTTGCACCCACGATCATCGATGAGCTTCCCGCGAACTGCCGGGTCCTCAAGGAAGAGATCTTTGGCCCGGTGCTGGCGGTGCAGACGTTCGCCAGCGACGAAGAAGCGCTGGCGCTGGCCAATGACAGCGACTTTGGCTTGTCGGCGGGCGTCTGGACGAGCGACGTGAACCGCGCATGGCGGATGTCAAAAGGGATCAAGGCAGGGACGGTCTGGGTCAATACGTACAATAAAAACTTCCCGGAAGCGGAGTTTGGCGGGTACAAACAAAGCGGTCTGGGGCGGACCCGCGGCATCGACGGCTTGATGGAGTACTGCGAAACCAAACACATCCACTTTGAAACGGAATAA